GGAAAAGACCGTGACGCGCCTCAGATGGAGGCAGACTGGGGTGACAGCCAGGAGAGACACCTGCGGTCGCGGGGGTCGGCACACTCAGCGTTTGCGAAGCAACGACCGTCGGGCGACGGCTTCGCGGGAGCCTGTCGGAAGGGTGGAGTTCAGGAAGAACTTCGAAGGGAGTTGAGGGTCCTTGCCGTCGGGAAGGATGCTCCAAGTGTGGACCCCAAGTCCGGCCGTCTGGTTGCACCGCAGCGGCCGCCACAAAACTCTCGCTCGAAACGCTGCGAGTCGCACTCGACACTCGGGGCCCCGCCTTGCCCGAATAGCATCCGCGTTCGCCCAAGGCTGTTTGTACACCGAGATCCGGGAGAACAGGCTTCGGCGTGGGCAGGTGACCCCTTCTGCCCCGACTCGAGAAGGCGTCTCGCGCAGGTCtcccgtcgctgtctccggggCCTCCAGCGAAGCTgggtctcccttctcccaGGTCCTTCAACTCGaattctctctccttcggaACCTCGGAGAGTCCGCACCCCGCGGTTTGTTCAGACGCACAAACTGCGCCCAGAGCTGTCGCGCCTGTGAAAGTCGGCTCGCCTCCTCTCGACCGCGGTCGCGGCTCTTGCAAGCTCTCAGCGCTCGAAagggagacgccgaggctcctgtctccgtccttctctcccgcgctctGCAGGGTCTTGGGCAACACCCGCAGAGTCGCGCCTCCCGCTGAGAAGGCTGCGCGAGTCGCGGCCGCGAGTGCCCcgttcttctgcatgcgcatgggGGCTCGAGCCCCACCTGGAGGAAGCGCGATGAGGCCCGACGCGACCGAGGCGACAGAGTCAGGGTCCTCTTTTCccgggagaggaaagactgGATTTTCCAATGGATAGCCAGACACTTGCTGAGAAGTGGAAGAGTGTGAGCCTTCATCGCATGCAACGCCAAAATCCCCGACGTTAGAAGCCGACACAGATTGGAAGCTCACGCAACTCCATCCTCGAGCATCTCCCGCAGTGGTTCGCGTTGCCATTCtcctctcgagttcctcttccttcgacAAACTGGTAGCTTTGCTGAATCCGTTCACACCTGTGGGCTCTGGCTCCGGACCTCCAACCGACGCAGCGTCTGCCTGCGGTTCCTGAGACTCCCGGCTCTCGCCCCCGGGGTGACTCGCGGCGCTCTCTGCGGCGTTGGCGTTGCCTTCGGCGGGCCGCGCCGGACGAGGCTCCCGTtcggtgtcttctctctcgcgctcgccagagagaagagcgttGAAACCTGTCTCCATCTGGCCCATGATCGCCCGGATGGAGGGTCCCACGACGTGTGCGACCTCGTTGGGCTCCAAGCGGTCTCCGACGGAAAAGGGCAGAAGGGGCAGGAGGCTGTAGCAGTCGAACGCCTCTTCCGGTGCCTGAGGGCCTTCCTGGAGGCGCCGCAGGTGGAGGCCGCGCTCTCGCAGCcagtggagacagcagacgaaggcgatGACTCTGCCGGGTCTGAAGGGCGCCGGACAGAGGACGCATGCGACCTCGGCCGCAAGGTCCAGAGCGTCTTTGCAgacgagcgaagaagagcagaacaTGTCGCGTTTCgtcaggagagaaaacgtaTCTTGCAACACGCGAAGGGCCCCCAGCGGCGAGACCGGCGCCGCGCCGGTGTTTGGCGAGGGCGGCGCTTGCGACTGACGCTTGGCTTGTTTctcgaggaggaagcagaacgTGTAGAGGAACGGCGCGAAGATCGCCTCCGCGAAGTCGCGCTCCACGCGGCTCAGTTCGTACTGGACAAACAGCGGCTCAGCCGggggcgtcttctctccactgaCTTCGGATGTCTCTCCACGTCCGTCCGCAGTCTGAGCCAGCCGCTGGAGAACGCAGTACCTCTCGAAACTTGCCAAACGGAGGCCGCGCTGCAAgccctcgacttcttcgttCGACAGAATCGCCACAGGATTTGAAGTGAGCGTTGTGGCGGCGCGAGCTTCCGGTGCCGCCTCATCCGCCGTCGtcccttcgctctcgccagCCTGGTGAGGGTCGGAGAGTCTCTCGCGAGCCTTCTCTTGTGGACGCTCCGAGCGTCGCCGGGCGTCTCCGGCTTCTGGGGACCGCATGTGCGGCAAAGCCAGCGGATGGGCTTCCTCCTGTTCgattcttctcctctcctcccgcaTCCAGATGGCTCGAGGgcgatgtgcatgcaccggcGAATGCGCCTCCGGAGAGGCTAAACACGGCGGGGCAAGTGGTCCGCCATCCGAGCACGAAGGCGGGGTGAAGGAGCGGGCGTCGCAGTTGAGGACATCtcgggaagcagagaagcgggagagtcCGTTCGCACCCTTTCGGGCGTTCTCTGCGACAGAGAGCCCCTCCGACCTCTCCACAGCGGGTGTCTCTGAgcgccggagacagcgcTCTGTGTTCCGACTGCGGCTTCTTCCGGCTCccggctctgcctctgcgacagagaggccCTCCGCGAGTGGCGGGGCGCAGGAAGACACGCGCCGTTCACTGTGGCCTCTCGGCTGCGGTAGGAGCGAAGGAACAAGAAACGACGAACGCGAGATGGGGGGCGGGACCGGACCCGCGGCAATCACGAGGCTCCCGACGGCAGCCGGCAGACGCCGGGCACCTCCGATGTCTGGATTTGCCACTCGACCTGGGAtgacgaaagaagaaaaagaagaagacgcgaaggaagaaggagacgagacaggaacATGCAAAGGAGGCCGCGAGCTGGGGTTGCTTTCTCGATGTGCATGTCTTATCTGTTTTCCGAGGAGTCCCGCCTCCTGCAGGCCTCGGGCGTCGACCGCCTCTGCTGCCCTGGCCTGTCTCAACAagccgtcgctctcttcgccgccTATCTGGCGAACGTCGAGGACGGGGAGATTTGCGAAGTCCGTCGCCATAAGCGGTATCCGATCGAAGAGATCCTTGTGCCGGGCCTCATAGGAAACTTCGGCAACGACTCGCGCCCGCGCCGGAAGGCCCTGAAGTTCCGCTGCGCCCTCTCCGGCCGCGGCTGCAGAGCCCAACGGCCGACTGTCACTTCTCACAGTGTGAGAACTCGCAACtggagaaggtgagaaaaaggagacttTAGGCTGTGGCGGAAGGTACTGCAGTTGTGGGCGAATTTCCGAGTCTGACACACCAGGGAGAACACCCGCCGGGGAAGAGAGGCCCCTCCACGAGAGGGGAGTGTAGTGGTTTTGAATTAGGAACGGAACTCTTGTCTCCTGGACCGGGCCTGCTGGGGCAGGAAAAACCGAGACCGCGTCTGCCCTTGAATCTTCCTTCTTGATGGCCTGATGGGAGAGAACACACGTCGGTGAAACCTCGCCAGCGTACGCGAGCCCCGGATTCGAGGCTTGCCCAGGAACGGCAGGCGATGCGAGGCCTTCTGGAGTCCCCGAGGGGCGACCACAGGCGAAGGGCAGAGACTGAGGATGCATGAGGGAAGAGGCGGGGACACCCGATTGAACGGGCTGAGAGGGAAAAGGCAGGAGAAGattcggcgcatgcagcaaaacCGGCACAGTCTCTTTGCCCTCTCGTTCGCTCTCCAGCGGCCCAGAGATGCCCCTGGAAGAGTAGAAAGCAGGGTGGAGAGGCGTCCCACCGGCCAGCTGTTGCTGACCGCCATCGCGACCGGACAtaggagaaacgaaactcgGTCGCACGCCAACAGAGGTCGCGCCCGCGACTCTGACTGGAAGTTTCGAAGCCATGGAGACAGCAGGCCGCGTGAGACTCGCCGAGGGCGCGACTCGCAGCGTCCCCAGAGCCTTCGGTCCGATCTCCTCGGGGGCACCAGGAGtctgaggagacacctgagCAGGGTCCGCAATGTAGAGCGGAGAGGCGGGGGCTCCAGGAAGGCTGTGGGGCAGAGCTTCCTCCGATTTCGAGGGGGGAGCCACCGGCGGGAAGGCGCCGCCAACCAGGCGAAGATAGGAGCCCTGCGCCGAGggcgagacagcagcgacagTCGGTACACTCTGAGCGGGAGTAGGGAGGCCGAGAGACTTGACTTGCAACACGGTTTCCGGTGACGTTTCGCCAGCATGAGGCTTTGTGACCCAAGAAACAGATCCCCGTGCCACCACCTTCAGAgcgtctcctgtttcctgGGCCTCGACTGTGGTCGCGGTCGCGCAAGGCCCGCCCCACTGGCAGGGGCAAGTGGGGACAGTGCAGCAGAGGACGCGCCTGCGCACGATGAGGGGGGGGTAGGGGAGACTGTCGAGCGGGAACCTCGGGACACGGAGGAGGCCTTCAGGGCCTTCTTGCATGGAGAAGAGATTGATACGGAAAAGACGCGAGGTTCCGCGAACAATCAGGCCGGCAACCAAGGCGTGGAAGTCCGCAAAAGTCGCCACGGAGTGTCCGGGCTTTCCCAGAGTGGCCAGAGCTGCTCGCAGAGACTCCGGACAAGCCGCGACTCCGCCTTGGGTAACCGCGGGGGTGTGAAGCAGCGTGTGCCTGAAGCCTTGCCAGTTCCACTCGCGCCACTGGACgagtcgccttcgctcttgCTTGTCGTTCGCGGCTGTATGCGGGAGCTCGCCGAGGGTGCCCCGGACGTTTGGGAGgtccgagaaaaaaaggaaaatcaggcggagacgcaggagccCCGCCGCACTTTGCAGGCTGTGGGGAATGTCCCCGTCGACcagagcgaggaggcgcgtgAAGCGGACGAGGTCGAGGAGGCCCTCGGGACCCGCAAGCACCCTGGCGAGGCGCCCGGCGTCCAGGTGGAGCTCGACAGCGGGGCcaggcgaggcagaagtTGCGCGCGGCTCCACTCCGTGGAGGTACGGCTCTCGCTGGAGAGGCGCGTAGGTCATCCAGAAATCTGcgatttccttctctccaacAAGATCCCCTTCCTCCGCAGACAAGGCGCCGGGTCCACGCCCAGACTGCGAGGCGAGGAGTTCGCGGAACTCCACCATTCGTCTGAAAACCGCCGACACATAGTCCAACAGCGCATTGCTGAACTGGGCCTCTCTCCACagctgcgctgtctcctcttcactcATAAACAGGGCGCCGGAGCTGTCGGCGCATGCGCCCCAGACGCAGGGGTCGCTCTGGGTCGACTCGGAGGAACTCAGCGAGGCCGGCGACGCGGGCCTGACCTCGCCTttgaagggagagagcgacgcgccATAGACTCTCGCCAGAGCCTCGGCGGGGcgggcagaggaagagggagaaggaagcacaAATTGGGAAGCTTTAGTCGTGGGGGCGCCCGTGGCacacgaagaagcgggagaaggaagaagacgaggcagcagagaggcagaggcggaggGTCCGATGTCGCTCGctggagggaagaagaccgGAGCAGGCACGACACTCGTCCAAGAGCCAATAGCACAGGGCCGAGGGCGGGAAGTTGAGAAAGTTCCGGACGCAGGAACGCCTTGGATCAGACCCCTGCGCTCTCGGAGAGCAGGACTCAGAGCCTCGGATCCCCTCTCCTCGGTCGCTGGCGGCAGTGTCTGTCCGGAGGCACCCGAAAAAACGGCAGGCCCtgcaggcgaaggaagaTGTGGGGCGACAAACCCCACAGCGAGTCGCAGGTCGCGATCTGGACTCTGGAGCGACGCCTCGCCGTAGGAGAACTCTTCTCTGGAGTAGGCGATCTGTCCATACCCGAGAGACTTCAGACTTCGCACCTCCtccgagagcagcgaggccGCGTTGTTGTCAGTTTTCTCAACTCCTCTGAAACGCTGATCCGCGTCTGCACTCGCGTTTTGAGGACCAGAGAGCCCGTCGATGATGTCTTGGACTTcgtcgcagagaagaacagtgtctcttttcccctGGGCGGCGTCGACCCCGTCAGCGCCTGACaacttgtctgtctctggggCCGAGTTCTCGCGGGCGTCAAAGCGCCCCAACGCGTTGTCGAAGAGGCTGGAGaggcctgtctctgtctcgtcccGGAGAGACATTGATAAAAAGGTTTTCCAGTCTACCCTGGATGGCGAGAAAGCTCCTCCGCGTCGTGCTCGCGGTAGAGAGGCCTCGCGCGGGCGCGCCACGGGGAGTCTGACTGAGGCCTGCGAGCCGAAGAACCCAGGGACGGactgtctcctgcctcgGATGGTGGACCCGTCAGAGACATCCTCGCTGCTCGACGTTTGATTCCCGTACAAAAGATTGTACGCTTGCCGTACGAGGCTTTGGTGGTGACTCTCCTCCCCCTGTGCCAAGGTCACGTCTGACTCCAGCAACTCGGTTTCTTCGAGTGTCTCAACGCGCAGCTCTGCATCTGCCTCCGCCAAGAGCTGCGAAAACGGGCCATCTTTCACGTTGTCTCCACTCCCTTCCTGGCTTGTCGTGTCTTGTCTGTTCCGCGCCAAAAAGGCGGTAATCTCGGCCTTCTGGGCGAGGACGATTGTCCCCGCGGTCGCTGCGGCGTCTGAAGCCGCACCCGGGAGCGGCTGAAGGAGGCTGCCCTcgcaggaggcgaggcgcgagGTCTGCGCCAGCTTTTCGCCTGGAGTCCTTCGGTCCTGGCCGTATCTACACGAAGAGTGTCTTCCCGAGGCGGCTgagtcttctctttcgccgcCCTCCCTCTGCAAGTGACTCAGGAAGACCGCGGCGGTGTCGGAGACgtcagagacagacgagagtgACTGGCGAACTGGGTCTTTGAAAACAGGAGACGGGTCTAGTTTGCCTGAGGAGACGGAAGTCAGAGAACTGCGAGACGCGCCGGTCCGCGCCGCCCCAGctgagaacgaggagacaagagaaccCCGCTGAGAAGTGGGGACAGAGTCGGGTccacgagaaagcgaggtgCCTTCTTCGTGTCTTGAAGCGCCGGCGGGAGTGTAGATATCAAAGTACTCGGGAGAAGGCCCGGTCCCCCCTGCAGCGTCGCAGGGAGCCGAAGGCGCCGCGACAGAGATCAGCGAGTGTACGTCCGAGTCGCGATCGCATGCAGGGTCTTGAAGAGGCtcagaagcgcgaggaagcgaaccagagggagaagcgataCTGGCGTCGAGCGCAGACACCCGGCTGCTGGCGAGATGGGGCGTTCTCTCGCGTGCCTCTGCGGAGTCTACTCGAAACGGTGGTGGTGAGAGTTGAGCCTCTGATTCAAAAGACGCGCCCCCCTGACAGGAGTGAGCAGAGGGTGAAGCGAACGCGGAGCGTCGCGGGGAACTGGAGGGGCTTTCTGCAGGCGAAGCAAACGCAGCGGAGCTTTGGCTTCCAATCTGAATCGCTTCTGACCCAGGGGACATCTCTTGAGCTCgaacagaggcagacgaagggTCCGGCAAAGCGTCCTGAGGGTCTGCAAGTTGGGACGCCGCAAACTCGACAGCTGCGGAAGCAGACTCtgaggcggcggcgctgTCCAACAGCGTCTCGCCGGGGCAATACTCGTGGTCGGCAGTCGGTGCTCCGTTGTGGTCTGGAACGACACAAGTTGCCGCGGCAGCCTGGAACGAAGGCTGCTCTTCATGTGTGTTCGACTCccagttcttctccacagtGTCGCCTGAGTTGCTTCGAATAACCCCAGACGGGGACGGACTCGCCGGCTCTTGCGAAGTGGACTCCGCCCCTCCAGCGCTGTCGAGCGCAGCGCCCGATCCTGAGCGCTCGTTCAGCAttccagaaaaagaagttaacgcggaggcagaaaacaaccgagaaagaagcgaaagacggTGGAGAGCAGGAGACCTGCCTCGGAGAAAGAGGGTCAGCTAACTCGGAGTTAGGCGCAGGCGACTGGGAGGAGTTGGAGGGCCGAGAGACgggtcgaagaagaaactcaaCGCAGTTTGCTCTCGAGAAGAGGCTCGGGGGCTCGTGGAAAGAATGTGTGTCAACCCAGAAAAGTCACTGGCGCGGATCTCGTGCCTTCTTTGGTGTTCCCTTCTGCCCCCCCTCCCAGGTGACGGTAGTGACCCAAAAAAGAGATGCGCATGGAAGACCGACACTGTCAAGCATGCTGCAAAGGGCGGGTTCATCGTCCGGGACTCGGAAACGAAGGCGCGCGCGGTTGAGTCCAGGGGTAGATGGGATGGGTCTGAAAAAAAATCAGCAGGGGAACTCTCAGAGAGTCGGTTGACGCAAAGACAGTACGCTCGTGGATTCTGCGCCCGCGTGTTTTTTGACTAGACAACGCGAGAGAGGTAGCCACCCGGGCCGGTGCACAAACGAAACCCTGGGAGGCGCGGTGACGCATTCGCAGAAAACAGGCTTTCTGTCCTGCAGCATGAACGAAAACTGGGCAGGTGGAATTGTATGTGAAAAGTTCCTTTAGCACGTGAGCGCGGACATAAAGAAAAAGATTGCGCCGCGCGCGCTAGGCTCACCTCCCTTGATTGGCGCCCACCCTCCACACGTGCGCGGCAACAGTTACCCTCCTACGAGCGAAGACACGCGACAGCCAGAAATTTTGCGCAGGCTGCAAGACAAAAGACAGGCTGGAAAAAAGGGGTTTGGGGGCGAAGGTGCTGATGAGCGGGAGCGAACAGAGGCGAGTAAGAGATAAGGCCAATGCGTTGAAAAGTTGCCTCGAAAGCAGTTCCTCTGGAAACCATGTGGCATATCTGCCTACAaccgcgcttctctgcgcaCTGCAACAAGCCACCTTTCGAATGGCTCACAGGTTTTACACGGGTTTACCACAAGACGAACAGCGGAAGGGGAACTCAAATGCGCTTTCTTGAAGAAATACCAACACGAGGCGTCCACGACTCTCCAAATAGCCAAAATAAGCAGCATCGGGAAACTCGGAAAATGGCGTATCAGTCTATGACGCCATTACGAAGAAACGATTAGCTGTAGGGACACCTCACCACTCCGCAGCAGGCCTGGCAGCGAATCTTCGCAGGGAATGCCAAACGGAAGGATTGCAGGGACGAAAAGCAGAGTTGTCTTGTCCGATGTTTATCGAGTGTACCTTACTCGCACGAAAGGCAGCTCGCACTCTCATTGTCCGAATGCAGGGTCCCAAGTTTCACAAGTAGCACACTAAGTGTTTGGGTGCGAGACCAAGTTTCGTTATTTTCCGCACAGTCGAATATATTCTGGAAATGCAAGATAGCGGGCGGTACGGGCGTCGAGGAATAAAACGACTACTATCTGAGGAGTAGCGTAGCTGTCCTTAGTCACAATCCGACAAGAGGTACCTGTTTAGAAGCGATGAGTAGTGCTGGGCTCCTGTTGACCAGCTGGTTCTGTGAACCGTCCAGCACACTGTATCTGAATGTATGATTATGACGCAGACTTGTAATTCATCTTCGGACAGTGTCGAATTCCCACCTGAATGGTGGACTCCTCGTGTTAGAGGCGGACGGCTGGTGCAATTTGTCGGAGCTTTCTGCGTTGAGGGAAGTTTCCCGGTTCCAAACGGGTAACTGATGAAGCGGGTGGCTGCTTCGACGACCTTCGAATCCAATACAGTCTTTGTGCGCTTGGACCTACAGTACGTTGTTCAGGTGCATTCGCTGTAATGGGACCAAGCACTGCATCCAGTTCCTTCTTATGTGCTGCAGCGAACTGCCATCAGAACATCCCTTTCTCGCAGTCCTCTCTACTTCCTAAAATCTCTGTCATACCACCTCTACAGCAAAGGGTATTAGAGTTCTCATGTGCACAAATATTAGGCTCTGGAAACACTTGTCCGGTGAATTGACGAGCGGGACGCCTTCGCGTCACACCGTGTTGTTGACACATTGCTTACCCAGTCACCTCTTGCGTTGCAGCGGGAGCGCACACCATTCAAGCAAGTAGATAAATAGTGTCCACGAGAAAGCATGTTAGTGTGCGGATGTCTCAGTTTTTGGAACCATGCCATTTTAGCTACTGCTTTGTGTTGCAAGTGACAAATCGGTGGATTGCCAGCAACACACAGCGTGATTGCATACCCATACAGATATAAGTTGTCTTTTAGTGTCTATAAATGTCAGCGTGTCGTGCGCAGGTGCCTCGTTTTTGTTGACAATGGCGCACGCACATGCCTGTTATGCGGCCAGCATTAACCTCTTTTCTTTTAGTGGTCTAACCGACGTGTGCCTATAAAACATCAGCGTGCTGGTTGGTAGACAGTCGTAATTCTATATGTTCTTTGTGAGATGTTTTACGATGAACGAGCATCGCCCACGGGATCTCACTATCCCTTGGCTCTGATACGCCACCAGCTACAAGTTCACGGTGGAAAAGAAGCCACAAATTTCTGTTCCACCGTCCAAAACACCGAGTGGCTCTCGAGGCTGTCCTCCGTGAGAAAAACAATCTCTCTACCCGCTCAAGATTTCCTCGGAAAGGTGGTGCAAAATGGAGTGGAGAGTGGGGCAGTCAGCAGGCCGTAAAGACGCAGCTTGTACAGATTGACGCCATATCGACCTAGAATTGTCAATCAGAGGATGCAGGTCGCCTCGTAAAATTTACCTGCTTGTGCCATCGGGAAAGAGAGATTATTGAGAAGCGAGGGACTGATAAAAGCCTGCGAAACTGTTGATTGAGCGAGTGCTGTGTTGAGTTTTTAGCGGAAGAGTCATAGTCGGCAGTCTCTAGAATGAGCTCTCACACTCGCAAGCTATGGTTTGACTCTCAGCTGCCAATAAAAACGTCAACGAGTGGGTATCTGTTTCCTTGCCAGTTGTACGCAGGCATCACCGAGATGGCTGTTGCAGCAGGCTCTTTAATTAGTTTCCTAGTCGTTTCAGGCGTCATGCTACTCTGGAGCCCCAGCCTGTGTGCCGGAGTTCCTCAGGGGCTCGCGGATCACAGTGTCGTGATCCCAGCCGACGGCCTTGCCGCCGACGCGCGTTACGATTTCTGGCTACAGGCTAATCAGACGTTTCAGATTATTGACCGAACGGCCGACTTTAGTGCAATGGTCGAGCCCCCGACTTTCTCCACTGAAGCGTATGCCTATAACAACCCCAACTGTGACCTTGGGCGTAAGATCAGTTACAAACAAGAGTTTGCGTTCGCGAGCCCCGACCACAttttctggagaagagacatcGAACGAGACGAGCTGGATGGCAGAAAGTACACTTTCACCACTCCGCCCGATGATGGTCTGGAAGATCGCGTCGTCGAGTTCTGTCTCGTTGTCAGCGGGCcgggaacgcatgcagacggcgACGACCCCAACATCGTGTTCAGACGCCGACTCCAAGATCAAGAGTTCTTCACAGCCAGCGAACATACACTCACGCTTGTGATCCACGCGGGTGCAAGGCCCCAGCTCACAGGGATCCTCTCGGGCGCCTTTGGGGGGGTCGCGCTTTCCCTTCTGTCTAATGTGTAACAACGGGGGGCTCGCGGGATACATCACGACTGTGTTGGGACGAAGGAGGGTCGTCCAAAGTCTTCCCGTCGGTACCGTATCCGCCACAAGTAGGTCGTGATCATCCCCCCTATCCACAGATTGTTGTGGTACGCACTTACTTCGTTCCCCCTCGTCTACAAGATCTCTGTTAGTTATGAGTGAGACTCTACAGAGTATCACCTGTCAAGAAAATGTCTTGCTCGTCTCACGTTGCGGGTATACTGTCGTCAGTCTGTCCGGTAAAAGCCCTTGAAAGGTGTCTGCACAAAGGTACGAGAGCCGGGGTGCTTCTTCGTAGCAAGAACTCACCACCTGCTGTGAATTCTTCCGGTGGAAAATTATTGGTATCTCACATCTCTGTATCAGTGCTAAAGACTGGTGAAAGTCTTTACACATCACATTTCTTAAATCTTAAAGTGTAGCGTTTCCAGATGTATTTCGATGAAATTGGTTTCGCTGCACTCCGAGGTGATGAGTCTTTCTCGGCTGACTTCTGTTGAAGCTGCAGCATCTGTGGAGACTGAACTTGAGACCACCGCGTGCTTCCAGGCGGTTGCCACTTAATAAGTAAGGTGCGAGTGATTTCGCTGGCGTAGGTGTTGACTGATTGTCCGTAGAGTGCAGGCAAACACAAAAACTGCAAATGACAGTACATAATCGTTGGTCCGTTCAGTGAGATGTACACGGCAGCATCCACGGTGTCGGTTTAATGTTTCCTGCAGTCCAAAAACGCCGACGTTTTGAGGGCGGTGCGATTTGCGTGCGAGATTGGCCTCGGGGCCACAGACACTATGTAAAGAGGGTACGCTTGGTCAAGCGCTCGACTTTGTCCCATAGACTGAATGAAGTGCGACGACACAATCGCTTTTCCTGCCCGTTTCCTGAACGCTTTCTGTGGAAACCGATTTAGATTGGAATGTGTCGACAGAGGCGTGCGCGAGCAACAGAAACGTGGCTGACTCAAAGTGAACGCACTGGTAACAACTGTGGTTCTTTCCCGGCCAAGAAGCCACCTAGTGAGTGACTCGTTGAAGCGTTCTCTTCATAAAAACACAGAGGACTGTACGCACGCGTACCGCAGACGAGCTTCTGAAAAACATTCCAGTGGGTCAGTCCCGCTTTCTTTCGTCCACCCTTTCGTCCACCAACGTCTACCGACGAGTCCTCCCCTTTCCCTCCGAAACTATCACATCATGATATCTTTGTAATTCGACACACGCTAGGGTTTCGAAACTTTCTCATCCTCTACACGGGAAACGCGCGCGCGTATCTCCGGTAAACAGCGTAGAGCTCTTCGTGACCAACGACTGACCATGGCGCTTCGACACCGAACTTCCCCGAATTCCGGAGAACCCGAACGCATACTGAATAAGCCAAAGTGCAGAATACGGAAAATTGGCGAAATGTGTGCGAGTCGCGTCGAGCAAACCATGTGCAAGAACCTACCCAGTGCTCGATGCTTATGCCACTCGGTGGGACGGACGGCGCTAGTCTCTGTCCGCGACGGCTACACACGTGCTACACTTTGCGCCGTGCCGTCGCACACTATCTTCGAATTGAAAAACGTTTTGTCAGGCAAAGCGGAAACTGTCACGGGTTCAGTGGCCGTGTGTCCGTTAGTTCTAGAAATTTTCGCATACCACCGGAGGAAGCACCAGGCGACCTGGCTTTGAGGACGAGCAAAGCGCATGTGACACACCGGACCCGCGTGCGCGAAAGTTTTCTCCGAGTCTCATGTTGACTCTAGCGACGGCGACCCACGCTCATGTGTATGAGAATCacgccttttccttctctcctgtacACGTGGCTTTCCTATTTCGCCTTCAGAGTTCATCCCATGCGACCGTGTACGTaactgttttcttccttcgatctttcgtttttttcaccAGCTGTCGCGCAAATCTCAGCCGTCCCAAACTTCGGACCTGCCGACAGGAGATGCGCCGCTACTGCCATCGCCGGCGCTGTTTCGCATCAGCGGTAGATGTTGCGTGTGCATCTCCGggttctcttccctccttgGCGCCAATGCAGTCCACGTGTCTTTGCGTAATCTTTTGCCGTCCTGGCTTGCTCTTCGCCGTCGAGTTAGAGCTCTGAAAACCACACATGTGCGCCGATTGCTGGACGCCAGCGCGCCGCCCAGAGCTTTCCAGCTGGCTGGCGCACTGACCGATCAGGTCACCGAGGGTCCGAGCGAGAGCACTTGTGGACGCAGCAGAGTTCCCTTTTCGAACTCTGCGCATGCGAAATAACTTCATCCCCGTTTACACTTTGTTACACTTTCAACATTGCTCATATTTGATCTGTGCGGCTGTGCGAGGCTCTAACCCGCGGAAATTCGCGGCGTCGCAGCACACCACGCGGCTGCAGCCGCATACCGCAGATGTTGACTTCATCTGGGCTTTTTCATTTAGTCTCTTCTACCTCGACCTCAGACAGTGTCTTCCCGACGTGGTGCAAGAACCGAAGGGTTATGTATTGTCAGTAGACAGCGTGCGAGTC
This Toxoplasma gondii ME49 chromosome VIII, whole genome shotgun sequence DNA region includes the following protein-coding sequences:
- a CDS encoding hypothetical protein (encoded by transcript TGME49_229270~Signal peptide predicted by SignalP 2.0 HMM (probability 1.000) with cleavage site probability 0.485 at residue 28), translated to MAVAAGSLISFLVVSGVMLLWSPSLCAGVPQGLADHSVVIPADGLAADARYDFWLQANQTFQIIDRTADFSAMVEPPTFSTEAYAYNNPNCDLGRKISYKQEFAFASPDHIFWRRDIERDELDGRKYTFTTPPDDGLEDRVVEFCLVVSGPGTHADGDDPNIVFRRRLQDQEFFTASEHTLTLVIHAGARPQLTGILSGAFGGVALSLLSNV